In Zingiber officinale cultivar Zhangliang chromosome 3B, Zo_v1.1, whole genome shotgun sequence, a single window of DNA contains:
- the LOC122055936 gene encoding serine/threonine-protein kinase VPS15-like isoform X3, which produces MMTLLIFHSSLTRVGEGDVILHLRCVIAELFLEGQPLFELSQLLAYRRGQYDPCQCLEKIQDEGVQKMILHMIQLNPNARLSSQSYLQNYASSIFPSYFSPSLHKFFSYLVPLDSDARVAAIERAFHKIHAQMMSVRSSDDVIIDSSASPKLTDKEGFQNIKGATQGMLLARGDARSRSRKSTIAGQVQLVGDITSLLRNVEQINHSAHSDVTQKNATILSTNDSDTDCTRFSKQSRTLKNQPSNDLQGHKQKDFLFLRNIFKGELDSLMDAYDSQTDTYRMPSFPRSGDKNSCDGMVLIASLVCSCIRSVKQPQLRRAGLLLLKTTSLYTDDEDRLQHVLPYVIAMLSDPAAIVRCAALETLCDILTLVQDFPPSDAMIFPEYIFPMLSMLPDDPEESVRICYASNISKIALSSYRFLIQAETIAGGGPLGKPTIAQKSQPLIMESPSKQRGYRIDSQLMQLRRLLAEIVQELVMGPKQTPNVRRALMQDIGHLCYFFGQKHSNDFLLPILPAFLNDRDEQLQSAFYKHIIFFCYFVGQVSVEEYLLPYIEQALSDEMEVVIVNGLDCLSILCKSGFLRKRTLLGLIEKVFPLLCYPIYWVRRSAVTFIAASSKSLGPVDSHVYLSPVLLPFLDRVPTSLSSETSLLSCLKPPVSKVIYHQVLENARSSDMLERQRRIWYNSSTYSNQLETIEHTRKVSGEVKSNNISCKRESDLQSGKYANSTTLNASLPVVEDVAVRTGTSFQISGSMDIRDSVYLEKTQFSAFTSPQVTAANTSLCDVPTDGIPLYYVSLNKLASGIGPESSCQWNPKGVAASSMRLEPLDKPFGLSNSVPPKLVSSSFLNISTNIKQVQKQADVVSRDSEQSAFLTSKFQDITVYDALKGSSLNDASQSELSGLSTFARASSVPDIGWKPRGVLVAHLQEHKSSVNDVTVSNDHTFFVSASDDSTVKIWDTRKLEKDISFRSRLTYSLDGCRALCTAMLRGTAQVVVGASDGTIHLFSVNYISRGFGNVIEKYSGIADIQNRKIGEGAILSVLNCSSIDSSISQTVLFTTQRCGVHLWDTRANSDAWTFKAVPDEGYVSSLVMGQCGNWFVSGSSRGVLTLWDLRFLLPVNSWQYPMGCPVEKLCLLIPPLNSVSAMTRPLVYVAAGSNEVSLWNAENGSCHQVLRVASGEHEGESTHFSLATERPSRKQSSQFDGKRNINSKYRIDELNEPAPRLQGIRSLLPLPGGDLLTGCADLTIRYWDHTSPEHSYCVCGPLTKGVGNDGYYDIRSRFGVQIVQQEMNKRSTKLTQKTFLSTAATDSAGCHRDSVLSLASLKLSQRVLISSSRDGAIKVWK; this is translated from the exons ATGTGTTATTGCTGAACTTTTTTTGGAGGGACAACCATTATTCGAGTTATCCCAGCTACTGGCATATCGGCGAGGGCAATATGACCCTTGTCAGTGCCTAGAAAAG ATACAAGATGAAGGTGTTCAGAAAATGATACTTCATATGATTCAGTTAAATCCAAATGCAAGGTTATCAAGTCAAAGTTACTTGCAAAATTATGCATCTTCAATATTTCCAAGCTATTTCTCACCATCCCTTCACAAATTCTTCTCTTATTTGGTTCCGCTTGATTCAGATGCAAGG GTTGCAGCAATTGAAAGAGCATTCCATAAGATTCATGCACAAATGATGAGTGTCAGGTCATCAGATGATGTCATTATTGACTCATCTGCATCTCCCAAACTCACAGACAAAGAAGGTTTTCAAAATATCAAAGGTGCGACTCAAGGTATGCTTTTGGCTAGAGGGGATGCAAGAAGCAGATCAAGGAAGAGTACAATTGCAGGCCAGGTTCAGCTTGTTGGAGATATCACTTCACTCTTGAGGAATGTAGAACAAATAAATCATTCTGCGCACAGTGATGTAACACAGAAGAATGCTACAATCTTGTCTACTAATGATTCTGATACTGACTGCACTAGATTTTCTAAGCAATCAAGGACCTTGAAGAATCAGCCATCAAATGATCTCCAAGGGCACAAGCAGAAAGATTTTCTATTTCTAAGAAACATCTTTAAAGGTGAGCTGGACTCTttgatggatgcttatgatagcCAGACAGATACATACCGCATGCCATCTTTTCCACGGTCAGGTGACAAAAACAGTTGCGATGGCATGGTCCTGATTGCATCATTAGTATGTTCTTGCATAAGAAGTGTGAAACAGCCACAACTCAGAAGGGCTGGTCTCCTCCTACTGAAGACCACTTCCTTGTACACTGATGATGAAGATCGTCTACAACATGTCCTTCCATATGTTATTGCAATGCTTTCTGATCCAGCTGCTATTGTTCGCTGTGCTGCTCTTGAAACATTGTGTGACATTTTAACTCTTGTCCAAGATTTCCCTCCTAGTGATGCAATGATTTTTCCTGAGTATATATTTCCAATGCTTTCCATGCTTCCTGATGATCCAGAGgagagtgttagaatttgttatgCTAGTAATATTTCTAAGATTGCATTGTCTTCTTATAGATTTTTAATTCAGGCTGAGACTATAGCTGGTGGAGGGCCTCTAGGTAAACCAACTATAGCACAAAAATCACAACCTCTTATTATGGAATCACCAAGTAAGCAACGAGGCTACAGAATTGACAGTCAGCTTATGCAATTAAGGAGATTGTTAGCTGAAATTGTGCAAGAGCTGGTAATGGGTCCAAAACAAACTCCAAATGTCCGTCGAGCTCTTATGCAGGATATTGGCCACCTATGTTACTTCTTCGGTCAGAAGCATAGTAATGATTTCCTATTGCCCATTCTTCCAGCATTTCTCAATGATCGAGATGAGCAGCTTCAATCAGCTTTCTATAAACATATAATTTTTTTCTGCTATTTTGTTGGCCAAGTGAGTGTTGAGGAATATCTTTTACCATACATTGAGCAGGCTTTAAGTGATGAAATGGAGGTTGTAATTGTGAATGGTTTGGATTGTTTGTCCATATTATGCAAAAGTGGTTTCCTACGAAAAAGGACGCttcttgggttgattgagaaagttTTCCCTTTGTTATGTTATCCAATCTATTGGGTTAGAAGATCAGCCGTTACTTTCATTGCTGCTAGTAGCAAGAGTTTGGGGCCGGTAGATTCCCATGTTTATCTTTCTCCAGTCTTACTCCCTTTTTTAGACAGGGTGCCAACTTCTTTATCTTCTGAAACATCTCTACTTTCATGCCTGAAGCCTCCAGTCTCTAAAGTAATATACCATCAAGTTCTGGAAAATGCAAGGAGTTCTGACATGTTGGAAAGACAAAGAAGGATATGGTATAATTCATCAACATATTCAAATCAGTTGGAAACTATTGAACACACTAGGAAGGTTTCAGGAGAAGTGAAATCCAATAATATTTCTTGCAAAAGAGAATCAGATTTACAAAGTGGAAAATATGCCAACAGTACAACACTGAATGCATCTTTACCTGTTGTCGAGGATGTTGCTGTAAGAACAGGGACATCTTTTCAGATCTCTGGCTCAATGGATATAAGAGATTCTGTTTATTTGGAAAAAACACAATTTTCTGCATTCACATCTCCGCAGGTAACAGCAGCTAATACTTCTCTTTGTGATGTGCCTACTGACGGCATTCCCTTGTACTATGTTAGTCTCAATAAACTTGCATCTGGTATTGGTCCTGAATCTTCATGTCAGTGGAACCCTAAAGGTGTCGCTGCTTCAAGCATGCGGTTGGAACCTCTCGACAAGCCATTTGGCTTATCTAATTCAGTTCCACCCAAACTGGTTTCAAGCTCTTTTTTAAATATCAGCACCAACATCAAACAAGTTCAAAAGCAAGCTGATGTTGTATCCCGGGACTCTGAGCAATCTGCATTTCTTACCAGTAAGTTTCAGGATATAACTGTTTACGATGCTTTGAAGGGAAGCTCATTGAATGATGCCTCACAGTCCGAGTTAAGTGGATTATCTACCTTTGCAAGAGCATCTTCGGTTCCTGATATAGGATGGAAACCACGTGGAGTTCTGGTTGCACATCTCCAGGAGCACAAATCTTCTGTGAATGATGTAACTGTATCAAATGACCACACTTTTTTCGTAAGTGCATCTGATGATTCGACTGTTAAGATATGGGATACTAGGAAATTGGAAAAGGACATCTCTTTTAGGTCTAGGTTAACATATTCTCTAGATGGTTGTCGAGCTTTATGTACAGCTATGCTTCGAGGCACTGCCCAAGTGGTTGTTGGTGCAAGCGATGGAACGATTCATTTATTTTCTGTAAATTACATAAGTAGAGGGTTCGGTAATGTAATAGAAAAGTATTCTGGTATTGCTGATATCCAGAACAGAAAAATTGGTGAAGGTGCGATTCTTAGTGTGTTGAACTGCTCTAGTATAGATAGTAGCATTAGTCAGACTGTTTTATTCACCACCCAGAGATGTGGAGTTCATCTCTGGGATACAAGGGCAAATTCTGATGCCTGGACATTTAAAGCTGTTCCAGATGAAGGATATGTCTCATCTCTTGTAATGGGTCAATGTGGAAACTGGTTTGTATCTGGTTCTTCTAGAGGTGTTCTGACACTCTGGGATCTCAGGTTCCTTCTGCCAGTGAACTCATGGCAATATCCCATGGGTTGCCCTGTGGAGAAGCTATGCTTACTAATTCCACCATTGAACTCAGTGTCTGCTATGACAAGGCCATTAGTTTATGTTGCTGCTGGAAGTAATGAAGTCTCCCTCTGGAATGCTGAGAACGGAAGTTGTCATCAG GTGTTGAGAGTAGCAAGTGGTGAGCACGAAGGTGAATCAACCCATTTTTCTCTAGCGACAGAGAGGCCTTCTAGAAAGCAAAGTTCTCAATTTGATGGGAAAAGAAATATCAATTCCAAATATAGGATTGATGAGTTGAATGAACCAGCCCCTCGTCTTCAGGGTATTCGATCATTGCTTCCATTACCTGGGGGAGATCTGTTGACTGGATGTGCAGATTTGACAATACGTTACTGGGATCATACAAG TCCTGAGCATAGTTATTGTGTCTGTGGTCCATTGACAAAAGGCGTAGGAAATGATGGGTACTATGATATTAGGTCTAGATTTGGTGTGCAAATTGTGCAG CAGGAGATGAACAAGCGGTCGACTAAGTTGACTCAGAAGACATTCCTTTCCACGGCAGCCACTGATTCTGCTGGGTGTCACCGTGACTCTGTGCTTTCGTTAGCATCTCTCAAGTTGAGCCAAAGGGTTTTGATCTCAAGTAGCAGAGATGGTGCAATCAAGGTATGGAAATAG